In one Halosimplex halophilum genomic region, the following are encoded:
- a CDS encoding alpha-D-ribose 1-methylphosphonate 5-triphosphate diphosphatase, with protein sequence MNGTGESAATVADRTDAFAVTDARVVTPDAVVDGGVRIEGDRIVDVGEVDTDGAVGIDADGQFLLPGLVDLHGDDIESHLHPRSGARMDTHMALAAADRANIAAGITTKFHAISFETDPDSGRSPELGAEITAAVDAAEDLLADHRIHARCEVTEADCVEAVLDVVSAGDADLVSVMSHIPGKGQFRDREAFVEYYRESDNHTVAEAEEMIAERGDIELATLHERVERVVERAHDAGAVTASHDDEDPAEVERLAETGVDVTEYPITMETARRAADLGMTVAMGAPNLVRGESQWGNLETAAAIDAGVVDALVADYHPLSMLAGAFVDTGEPLPERVARVTANPAAAVGLSDRGRLETGARADLVLVDRDPTPTVSRAFVAGEPVYRAEGSR encoded by the coding sequence GTGAACGGGACCGGCGAGTCGGCCGCGACGGTCGCGGACCGGACGGACGCCTTCGCCGTCACCGACGCCCGCGTCGTTACGCCCGACGCCGTCGTCGACGGGGGCGTCCGGATCGAGGGCGACCGCATCGTCGACGTGGGCGAGGTCGACACCGACGGGGCCGTCGGGATCGACGCCGACGGGCAGTTCCTCCTCCCGGGGCTGGTGGACCTGCACGGCGACGACATCGAGTCGCACCTCCACCCGCGGTCGGGCGCGCGCATGGACACGCACATGGCGCTCGCCGCGGCGGACCGCGCGAACATCGCCGCCGGGATCACGACGAAGTTCCACGCCATCTCCTTCGAGACCGACCCCGACTCGGGCCGGTCGCCGGAGCTCGGCGCCGAGATCACCGCGGCCGTCGACGCCGCCGAGGACCTGCTGGCCGACCACCGGATCCACGCCCGCTGCGAGGTCACGGAGGCCGACTGCGTCGAGGCGGTCCTCGACGTGGTCTCGGCGGGCGACGCGGACCTCGTCTCGGTGATGAGCCACATCCCCGGCAAGGGGCAGTTCCGCGACCGGGAGGCGTTCGTCGAGTACTACCGCGAGTCGGACAACCACACCGTCGCGGAGGCCGAGGAGATGATCGCCGAGCGCGGCGACATCGAGCTGGCGACGCTCCACGAGCGCGTCGAGCGGGTCGTCGAACGGGCCCACGACGCGGGCGCCGTGACGGCCTCCCACGACGACGAGGACCCCGCCGAGGTCGAGCGCCTCGCCGAGACCGGCGTCGACGTGACCGAGTACCCGATCACCATGGAGACCGCCCGACGGGCCGCCGACCTCGGGATGACCGTCGCGATGGGCGCGCCGAACCTCGTCCGCGGCGAGAGCCAGTGGGGCAACCTGGAGACCGCCGCCGCCATCGACGCCGGCGTCGTCGACGCGCTCGTCGCCGACTACCACCCGCTGTCGATGCTCGCCGGCGCGTTCGTCGACACCGGCGAACCGCTCCCCGAACGGGTCGCTCGCGTGACGGCCAACCCCGCCGCGGCCGTCGGCCTGTCCGACCGCGGCCGGCTCGAGACCGGGGCGCGGGCCGACCTCGTGCTCGTCGACCGCGACCCCACCCCGACCGTGAGCCGCGCGTTCGTCGCGGGCGAGCCGGTCTACCGCGCGGAGGGGTCGCGATGA
- a CDS encoding sugar phosphate isomerase/epimerase family protein translates to MSSVGAAMDVRFGATVAEFVAYLDELGLSHLELKREYLHGHPDAPDPETVGEIADEYGVTVTYHAPFRDWNAGSFNDAVREASVDQVKRTIDDAAAADAGAVVVHGGSVPTRYPEWVRETAREHAHRSLAECAQYAQLVGVPLCLENQPVDDQRRRYTTTPEDLESMLDEVAVAPEYLGVTLDVGHAKVNGYHWRKFVDRFGDRIRVCHLSDNDGTADDHEPLPDYRRIVDAVPADYFAFEMKSVGDIARCMGVDPESVDTPLATPSDP, encoded by the coding sequence ATGAGCTCCGTCGGCGCCGCGATGGACGTGCGCTTCGGCGCCACCGTCGCGGAGTTCGTCGCCTACCTCGACGAACTGGGCCTCTCGCATCTGGAACTCAAGCGGGAGTACCTCCACGGCCACCCCGATGCCCCCGACCCCGAGACGGTCGGCGAGATCGCCGACGAGTACGGCGTGACCGTCACCTACCACGCGCCGTTCCGCGACTGGAACGCGGGCAGCTTCAACGACGCCGTCCGCGAGGCGTCGGTCGACCAGGTCAAGCGGACCATCGACGACGCGGCCGCGGCCGACGCGGGCGCCGTCGTCGTCCACGGCGGTTCGGTCCCGACGCGCTACCCCGAGTGGGTCCGCGAGACCGCCCGCGAACACGCCCACCGCTCGCTCGCCGAGTGCGCCCAGTACGCCCAGCTGGTCGGCGTCCCGCTCTGCCTGGAGAACCAGCCGGTCGACGACCAGCGGCGCCGCTACACGACGACGCCCGAAGACCTCGAATCGATGCTCGACGAGGTGGCGGTGGCCCCCGAGTACCTCGGCGTCACGCTCGACGTGGGCCACGCCAAGGTCAACGGCTACCACTGGCGGAAGTTCGTCGACCGCTTCGGCGACCGCATCCGCGTCTGCCACCTCTCGGACAACGACGGGACCGCCGACGACCACGAACCGCTCCCCGACTACCGGCGCATCGTCGACGCCGTCCCCGCCGACTACTTCGCCTTCGAGATGAAGTCGGTCGGCGACATCGCACGATGTATGGGAGTCGACCCCGAATCGGTCGACACCCCCCTCGCGACCCCGAGTGACCCATGA
- a CDS encoding HAD family hydrolase: MTGTYDAVVFDHDGVLVELTEMDLLRRAARAAFESHGVSDPPEALVEHAANGELDDLARVEDALDLSLADYWATREDHAVAHQCDAIESGAKPLYDDVTALADLPHRKAVVSNNQHETVRFVVDHYDLADHFEHVVGRDPTVEGARRRKPEPHYLDAALDELGTRDALYVGDSPKDVEVAHRAGVDSAFLRRDHRADTVLDREPTYEVETLTALAERLAD, encoded by the coding sequence ATGACAGGAACCTACGACGCGGTCGTCTTCGACCACGATGGCGTGCTCGTCGAACTCACCGAGATGGACCTGCTGCGCCGCGCCGCCCGCGCGGCCTTCGAATCCCACGGCGTCTCGGACCCGCCCGAGGCGCTCGTCGAACACGCGGCTAACGGCGAGCTCGACGACCTCGCCCGGGTCGAGGACGCGCTGGACCTCTCGCTGGCCGACTACTGGGCCACTCGCGAGGACCACGCCGTCGCCCACCAGTGCGACGCCATCGAGTCCGGCGCCAAACCGCTGTACGACGACGTGACCGCGCTGGCGGACCTCCCCCACCGGAAGGCCGTCGTCAGCAACAACCAGCACGAGACGGTCCGGTTCGTCGTCGACCACTACGACCTGGCCGACCACTTCGAGCACGTCGTCGGCCGCGACCCCACCGTCGAGGGCGCCCGCCGGCGCAAGCCAGAGCCCCACTACCTCGACGCCGCGCTCGACGAGCTGGGCACCCGCGACGCACTCTACGTCGGCGACTCCCCGAAAGACGTGGAAGTCGCCCACCGCGCGGGCGTCGACAGCGCCTTCCTCCGGCGCGACCACCGGGCCGACACCGTCCTCGACCGCGAGCCCACCTACGAGGTCGAGACGCTGACCGCGCTGGCCGAGCGGCTGGCCGACTGA
- the phoU gene encoding phosphate signaling complex protein PhoU, which yields MPREGYQEKLDALQEDVLYMSEVVLERLRMGLDALETKDEDLAWEVIEGDHEINDLYLDLEQDCIDLLALQQPVASDLRFIAASFKIITDLERIADLATNLGDYTLEAERDLYPDVDIQEIGTLVIEMVEAAMDAYESEDADACVAISEQDDAIDERCEAASSTIVRDLIEREVDDGTGEEEIEQLMADVSRLLLTVRDLERVGDHAVNIAARTLYMVENSDELIY from the coding sequence ATGCCACGCGAAGGATATCAGGAGAAACTCGACGCGCTACAGGAGGACGTGCTCTACATGAGCGAGGTCGTCCTCGAACGCCTGCGGATGGGCCTGGACGCCCTGGAGACCAAAGACGAGGATCTGGCCTGGGAAGTCATCGAGGGCGACCACGAGATCAACGACCTCTACCTCGACCTCGAACAGGACTGCATCGACCTGCTGGCGCTCCAGCAGCCGGTCGCCTCGGACCTGCGATTCATCGCCGCCTCGTTCAAGATCATCACCGACCTCGAACGCATCGCCGACCTCGCCACCAACCTCGGCGACTACACCCTCGAAGCCGAGCGCGACCTGTACCCCGACGTGGACATCCAGGAGATCGGGACGCTCGTCATCGAGATGGTCGAGGCCGCCATGGACGCCTACGAGTCGGAGGACGCCGACGCCTGCGTCGCCATCTCCGAACAGGACGACGCCATCGACGAGCGCTGCGAGGCCGCCTCCAGCACCATCGTCCGCGACCTCATCGAACGGGAGGTCGACGACGGCACCGGCGAGGAGGAGATCGAACAGCTCATGGCCGACGTGTCCCGCCTGCTGCTCACCGTTCGCGACCTCGAACGCGTCGGCGACCACGCCGTCAACATCGCCGCCCGCACCCTCTACATGGTCGAGAACTCCGACGAACTGATCTACTGA
- the radB gene encoding DNA repair and recombination protein RadB — protein MSERIPTGCEAIDDLLGGGFERGAVTQVYGPPAAGKTNIVLSAATELAAAGDSALLVDTEGLSVDRMEQLAGAGGRDADDVASRLIITEAYTFEEQEEAVRDVEEFVDAVDFVAVDSATGFYRLQRTEQEEGEALRAVGRQLAHLLSLARKHDIAVAFTNQVYTDPDSEQARALGGHTLNHWSATILRVDRFRGGNRRATLEKHRAKAAGEKAQFKITDEGLVSGEPR, from the coding sequence GTGAGCGAGCGCATCCCGACCGGCTGCGAGGCCATCGACGACCTGCTGGGCGGCGGGTTCGAGCGCGGCGCGGTCACGCAGGTCTACGGCCCGCCCGCCGCCGGCAAGACGAACATCGTCCTCTCGGCCGCGACGGAACTGGCCGCCGCCGGCGACTCGGCGCTGCTCGTCGACACCGAGGGCCTCTCCGTCGACCGCATGGAGCAACTCGCCGGCGCCGGCGGCCGCGACGCCGACGACGTGGCCTCCCGGCTCATCATCACGGAGGCGTACACCTTCGAGGAGCAGGAGGAGGCAGTCCGCGACGTCGAGGAGTTCGTCGACGCCGTCGACTTCGTCGCCGTCGACAGCGCCACCGGCTTCTATCGCCTCCAGCGCACCGAACAGGAGGAGGGCGAGGCCCTGCGCGCCGTCGGGCGACAGCTCGCGCACCTGCTCTCGCTCGCCCGGAAACACGACATCGCCGTCGCCTTCACGAACCAGGTGTACACCGACCCCGACTCCGAGCAGGCCCGCGCGCTCGGCGGCCACACGCTGAATCACTGGTCGGCCACGATCCTCCGCGTCGACCGCTTCCGGGGCGGGAACCGGCGTGCCACCCTGGAGAAACACCGGGCGAAGGCCGCCGGCGAGAAGGCCCAGTTCAAGATCACCGACGAGGGACTGGTGAGCGGCGAACCGCGGTAG
- a CDS encoding DUF2264 domain-containing protein has translation MNPLADNPLRTRSDFRAAVVDLYEPLRPHFSPGRARVNPDPRGAAHTETEAEMEGFARPLWGLAALEAGGGEFGDWSRYRTGLANGTDPDHPEYWGAAGDYSQKHVELAPVGVALALAGDRLWEPLDAEARANLTRYLRQVEDAELYDCNWLYWRVLVALGLRAVGADHDWAAAQDAMDRLESFYLGDGWYADGPDGPRDHYIAWEMHADGLLYAALAGDADPERADRLRQRAREFAAQYRGWFADDGRGLPFGRSLTYRFAQASFWGALAFAGVEALPWGEIRGLWARNVRWWADQPVFTGDGRLSVGYRYPTIKVSEPYNSPASPYWATKAFLPLALPADHPFWRAEERPLGDAPTETVHPRANAVVCRDRDAGHHYALTAGQDSHYAEKYGKFAYSTDFGFSVRSRAPGLAGAGVDGALALSEDGRSFRVRTGVERTGVDGDTLYSRWRPWEDVTVDTWVAPASPWHVRVHRIDTDRPLGSAEGGFPMDRSGEEGENAVDRETGEGRAVVRYPGGVSGVRGLGGDRTDEGARRTGEVVDQDPNTNLVAPRTVVPTLRADHEPGTHWLATAVTAATADGDAAWERPPVLESTGDRPVLTDADGEPVLRWDADAPGPLDEAPL, from the coding sequence ATGAACCCGCTCGCGGACAACCCGCTGCGGACCCGCTCGGACTTCCGGGCGGCCGTTGTCGACCTCTACGAACCGCTGCGACCCCACTTCAGCCCCGGACGGGCGCGGGTGAACCCGGACCCGCGCGGGGCCGCACACACCGAGACCGAGGCGGAGATGGAAGGGTTCGCCCGCCCGCTGTGGGGGCTGGCGGCCCTCGAAGCCGGCGGCGGCGAGTTCGGCGACTGGTCGCGCTACCGGACGGGCCTCGCCAACGGGACCGACCCCGACCACCCCGAGTACTGGGGCGCCGCCGGCGACTACTCGCAGAAACACGTCGAACTCGCCCCGGTCGGGGTCGCCCTGGCGCTGGCGGGCGACCGGCTCTGGGAGCCGCTCGACGCCGAGGCGCGCGCGAACCTGACCCGGTATCTCCGCCAGGTCGAGGACGCCGAGCTGTACGACTGCAACTGGCTGTACTGGCGCGTCCTCGTCGCGCTCGGCCTCCGGGCGGTCGGCGCGGACCACGACTGGGCGGCCGCGCAGGACGCCATGGACCGGCTGGAGTCGTTCTACCTGGGCGACGGCTGGTACGCCGACGGGCCGGACGGGCCGCGCGACCACTATATCGCGTGGGAGATGCACGCAGACGGGCTGCTGTACGCCGCGCTCGCCGGCGACGCCGACCCCGAGCGGGCCGACCGCCTCCGCCAGCGGGCTCGCGAGTTCGCCGCGCAGTACCGCGGCTGGTTCGCCGACGACGGCCGGGGGCTCCCGTTCGGGCGCAGCCTCACCTACCGGTTCGCGCAGGCGTCGTTCTGGGGCGCGCTCGCGTTCGCCGGCGTCGAGGCGCTCCCGTGGGGGGAGATCCGCGGCCTGTGGGCGCGGAACGTCCGCTGGTGGGCCGACCAGCCGGTCTTCACCGGGGACGGCCGGCTCTCGGTCGGTTACCGCTACCCGACGATCAAGGTGAGCGAGCCGTACAACTCCCCGGCGTCGCCCTACTGGGCGACGAAGGCGTTCCTGCCGCTGGCGCTCCCCGCGGACCACCCGTTCTGGCGGGCCGAGGAGCGGCCGCTCGGGGACGCGCCGACCGAGACGGTCCACCCCCGCGCGAACGCGGTGGTCTGCCGCGACCGCGACGCGGGCCACCACTACGCGCTGACGGCCGGCCAGGACAGCCACTACGCCGAGAAGTACGGCAAGTTCGCCTACTCGACGGACTTCGGGTTCTCCGTGCGGAGCCGCGCGCCCGGGCTGGCCGGCGCCGGCGTCGACGGCGCGCTCGCGCTGAGCGAGGACGGCCGGTCGTTCCGGGTCCGAACGGGCGTCGAGCGGACCGGCGTGGACGGCGACACCCTCTACAGCCGGTGGCGCCCCTGGGAGGACGTGACCGTCGACACGTGGGTCGCGCCGGCCTCGCCGTGGCACGTCCGCGTCCACCGGATCGACACCGACCGCCCCCTCGGGAGCGCCGAAGGTGGCTTCCCGATGGACCGCAGCGGCGAGGAAGGCGAGAACGCCGTCGACCGCGAGACGGGCGAGGGGCGCGCGGTCGTCCGCTACCCCGGCGGCGTCAGCGGCGTTCGCGGGCTCGGCGGAGACCGAACCGACGAGGGAGCCCGGCGGACCGGCGAGGTGGTCGACCAGGACCCGAACACGAACCTCGTCGCCCCCCGGACGGTCGTGCCGACGCTGCGGGCCGACCACGAACCGGGGACCCACTGGCTGGCCACGGCCGTCACGGCGGCGACGGCGGACGGCGACGCCGCGTGGGAGCGCCCGCCGGTGCTCGAATCGACCGGTGACCGACCGGTCCTCACGGACGCCGACGGCGAACCAGTCCTCCGCTGGGACGCCGATGCGCCGGGACCGCTCGACGAGGCGCCCCTCTGA
- a CDS encoding sugar nucleotide-binding protein: MTETVLVVGASGYLGRSVAWRLRRLDNRSDRRVLGTHCSDPGPTAEVGFDFWTDDVAELVAEHGVDTVVFAAAVEYGGDADTGESGVDATFAERAERFAAGVADTRVVYVSSASVFDGTGSRYVESDSRSPRDDYGRRLVTFEDAVEDHCDDATVLRTSYLFGFSTGRLDRRLARTRDHLDRGESVAYFTDMYKSPVLVTEAADAVAALVDGDATGVVHVPTPRISVYDFHCEAMRALGYDPDPVERDSIPEGMDVAPDTSLASERFDSLVDFEPSAVGEGLRSQVDAGEAE, encoded by the coding sequence ATGACCGAGACCGTCCTCGTCGTCGGGGCGAGCGGCTACCTCGGCCGGTCGGTCGCCTGGCGCCTCCGCCGACTCGACAACCGATCCGACCGCCGCGTCCTCGGGACCCACTGCTCGGATCCGGGCCCGACCGCCGAGGTGGGGTTCGACTTCTGGACGGACGACGTGGCGGAACTGGTCGCCGAGCACGGCGTGGACACGGTGGTCTTCGCCGCGGCCGTCGAGTACGGGGGCGACGCGGACACCGGCGAGTCGGGGGTCGACGCGACCTTCGCCGAGCGCGCCGAGCGGTTCGCCGCGGGGGTCGCCGACACGCGGGTCGTCTACGTCTCCAGCGCGTCGGTGTTCGACGGGACCGGATCGCGGTACGTCGAGAGCGACTCCCGGTCGCCGCGGGACGACTACGGCCGGCGGCTCGTCACCTTCGAGGACGCCGTCGAGGACCACTGCGACGACGCGACGGTGCTGCGGACGAGCTACCTGTTCGGCTTCTCGACGGGGCGGCTCGACCGCCGGCTTGCGCGGACTCGCGACCACCTCGACCGCGGGGAGTCGGTCGCGTACTTCACGGACATGTACAAGAGCCCTGTGCTGGTCACCGAGGCGGCCGACGCGGTCGCCGCGCTGGTCGACGGCGACGCGACCGGCGTCGTCCACGTCCCGACGCCGCGGATCAGCGTCTACGACTTCCACTGCGAGGCGATGCGTGCGCTCGGGTACGACCCCGATCCCGTCGAACGGGACTCGATCCCCGAGGGGATGGACGTGGCCCCCGACACCTCGCTGGCCTCCGAGCGGTTCGACTCGCTGGTCGACTTCGAGCCGTCCGCGGTCGGCGAGGGACTGCGGTCGCAGGTCGACGCCGGCGAGGCCGAGTAG
- the larC gene encoding nickel pincer cofactor biosynthesis protein LarC → MRTLAFDGRLGASGDMLLGALVAAGADPAVLDRVEEALPVRYEVRSVTKNGIAATAVDVRHADGAGENDDHGEGDGDDAHGHDHSHGHAHDGHDHDDGDHEEGHGHGHAEGAGPNRTYAEVVDLVESMDLPSGVERDALAVFELLGEAEASVHGTDIDDTHFHEVGADDAIADVVGVALLVDDLGAERVVTTPLAGGGGEVEMSHGTYPVPAPAVVELAERADWSLRGGPVERELLTPTGAALLAHYADGVEALPDLDVSASGYGAGGYDLAEYPNVLRAIVGESRGGLSRDAITVLETNLDDATPEVLGGLQESLAEAGARDVSILPATMKKSRPGHLVKVVTKPEDAQRVARRLAEETGTLGVREHGAGHRWIADREVRRVEVAVEGATHEVAVKIGTDSEGEIFDVSAEYDDAAAVARETDLPVREVARRAEAAARE, encoded by the coding sequence ATGCGAACCCTCGCGTTCGACGGTCGGCTGGGCGCCAGCGGCGACATGCTCCTGGGCGCGCTCGTGGCGGCCGGCGCCGACCCGGCGGTGCTGGACCGCGTCGAGGAGGCCCTGCCCGTCCGCTACGAGGTCCGGTCGGTCACGAAGAACGGTATCGCCGCCACCGCCGTCGACGTGCGCCACGCCGACGGGGCCGGTGAGAACGACGACCACGGCGAGGGAGACGGTGACGACGCGCACGGCCACGACCACAGCCACGGCCACGCGCACGACGGTCACGACCACGACGACGGCGACCACGAGGAAGGGCACGGTCACGGCCACGCCGAAGGCGCGGGACCGAACCGGACCTACGCGGAGGTCGTCGACCTCGTCGAGTCGATGGACCTCCCGTCGGGCGTCGAGCGGGACGCGCTCGCCGTGTTCGAACTGCTCGGCGAGGCCGAGGCGAGCGTCCACGGCACCGACATCGACGACACGCACTTCCACGAGGTGGGCGCCGACGACGCCATCGCGGACGTGGTCGGCGTCGCCCTACTGGTGGACGACCTGGGCGCCGAGCGGGTCGTGACGACGCCGCTCGCGGGGGGCGGCGGCGAGGTGGAGATGAGCCACGGCACCTACCCGGTCCCCGCCCCGGCGGTCGTCGAACTCGCCGAGCGGGCCGACTGGTCGTTGCGGGGTGGACCCGTCGAGCGGGAACTGCTGACGCCCACGGGCGCCGCACTGCTGGCCCACTACGCCGACGGCGTCGAGGCGCTGCCGGATCTGGACGTGTCGGCATCGGGCTACGGTGCCGGGGGTTACGACCTCGCCGAGTACCCCAACGTGCTCCGGGCCATCGTCGGCGAGTCCCGGGGCGGCCTCTCGCGGGACGCCATCACCGTGCTAGAGACGAATCTCGACGACGCGACGCCCGAAGTCCTCGGCGGCCTCCAGGAGTCGCTAGCCGAGGCGGGCGCGCGGGACGTGTCGATCCTCCCGGCGACGATGAAGAAGTCCCGGCCGGGCCACCTCGTGAAGGTCGTCACCAAGCCGGAGGACGCCCAGCGGGTCGCGCGGCGGCTGGCCGAGGAGACGGGGACGCTGGGCGTCCGCGAGCACGGCGCCGGCCACCGCTGGATCGCCGACCGCGAGGTCCGCAGGGTCGAGGTCGCGGTCGAGGGGGCGACCCACGAGGTGGCGGTGAAGATCGGCACGGACAGCGAAGGGGAGATATTCGACGTGAGCGCCGAGTACGACGACGCCGCGGCGGTCGCCCGCGAGACGGATCTGCCCGTGCGCGAGGTCGCTCGCCGCGCGGAGGCGGCCGCGAGAGAATGA
- a CDS encoding CDC48 family AAA ATPase, with translation MNEVQLEVAKAYPNDSGRGIARLDPDTLLHLKLSPGDIIEIEGSEVTAAKVWRADRQDWNTDTVRIDGFTRQNADVGIGERVEIRKADAEKADKLVLAPPEEASVQFGSDAAGMVKRQILKRPVVERDIVPVMSSTNHPFMRSPGQAIPLIAVETEPEGVCLITEDTEVELREEPISGFEKTGGGITYEDIGGLQNEIQRVREMVELPMKHPQIFKKLGIEPPQGVLLHGPPGTGKTLLAKAVANETSASFFSIAGPEIISKYYGESEQQLREIFEDASEEAPSIIFIDELDSIAPKREDVTGEVERRVVAQLLTMMDGLESRGQVIVIAATNRVDSVDPALRRPGRFDREIEIGVPDEMGREEILQIHTRGMPLSDDVALGRLADETHGFVGADIESLTKEAAMKALRRYLPEIDLDEEDIPPSLIDRMIIKREDFRGALNEVSPSAMREVLVELPKVSWDDVGGLEEAKGKVQESVEWPLNKPEKFQRMGIDPPSGVLLYGPPGTGKTLMAKAVANETDANFISVRGPQLLSKWVGESEKAIRQTFRKAKQVAPTVIFFDELDSLAPGRGGDVGSNVSERVVNQLLTELDGLEDMEDVMVIGATNRPDMIDPALIRSGRFDRLVMIGEPDTEGREQILRIHTEDQPLAADVSLRELAEITDGYVGSDLESIGREAAIEALREDDDAEVVEMSHFHQALDNVRPTITDDIRDYYEQMEDEFQSGGQSRQGPRSGGRIGFQ, from the coding sequence ATGAACGAAGTGCAACTAGAAGTGGCGAAAGCGTACCCGAACGACTCGGGGCGCGGCATCGCCCGGCTGGATCCCGACACGCTCCTCCACCTCAAGCTCTCTCCCGGCGACATCATCGAGATCGAGGGCAGCGAGGTGACCGCCGCGAAGGTCTGGCGCGCGGACCGCCAGGACTGGAACACGGATACTGTCCGCATCGACGGGTTCACGCGCCAGAACGCCGACGTGGGGATCGGCGAGCGCGTCGAGATCCGCAAGGCCGACGCCGAGAAGGCCGACAAGCTGGTGCTGGCCCCGCCCGAGGAGGCCTCGGTCCAGTTCGGCTCCGACGCCGCCGGCATGGTCAAACGGCAGATCCTCAAGCGCCCGGTCGTCGAGCGCGACATCGTCCCCGTCATGTCCTCGACGAACCATCCCTTCATGCGCTCGCCCGGTCAGGCGATCCCCCTGATCGCCGTCGAGACCGAACCCGAGGGCGTCTGTCTCATCACAGAGGACACGGAGGTCGAACTCCGCGAGGAGCCCATCTCCGGGTTCGAGAAGACCGGCGGCGGGATCACCTACGAGGACATCGGCGGCCTGCAAAACGAGATCCAGCGCGTCCGGGAGATGGTCGAGCTCCCGATGAAACACCCCCAGATCTTCAAGAAACTGGGCATCGAGCCGCCCCAGGGGGTCCTGCTGCACGGCCCGCCGGGCACCGGGAAGACCCTGCTCGCCAAGGCCGTCGCCAACGAGACCTCCGCCAGTTTCTTCTCTATCGCCGGTCCGGAGATCATCTCGAAGTACTACGGCGAGTCCGAGCAACAGTTACGGGAGATCTTCGAGGACGCCAGCGAGGAGGCGCCCTCGATCATCTTCATCGACGAACTCGACTCCATCGCGCCCAAGCGCGAGGACGTGACCGGCGAGGTCGAACGGCGCGTCGTCGCGCAACTCCTGACGATGATGGACGGCCTCGAATCACGGGGACAGGTCATCGTCATCGCCGCGACCAACCGCGTCGACAGCGTCGACCCCGCCCTGCGCCGGCCGGGCCGGTTCGACCGCGAGATCGAGATCGGCGTCCCCGACGAGATGGGTCGCGAGGAGATCCTCCAGATCCACACCCGCGGCATGCCGCTGTCCGACGACGTGGCGCTCGGTCGCCTGGCCGACGAGACCCACGGCTTCGTCGGCGCCGACATCGAGAGCCTCACGAAGGAGGCCGCGATGAAGGCCCTGCGGCGGTACCTCCCGGAGATCGACTTGGACGAGGAGGACATCCCGCCGAGCCTCATCGACCGGATGATCATCAAGCGCGAGGACTTCCGCGGCGCCCTCAACGAGGTGAGTCCGAGCGCGATGCGGGAGGTCCTCGTAGAGTTGCCCAAAGTGTCCTGGGACGACGTGGGCGGCCTCGAAGAGGCCAAGGGCAAGGTCCAGGAGTCCGTCGAGTGGCCGCTGAACAAGCCCGAGAAGTTCCAGCGGATGGGCATCGACCCGCCGTCGGGGGTCCTGCTGTACGGGCCACCGGGCACCGGCAAGACGCTGATGGCCAAGGCCGTCGCCAACGAGACCGACGCCAACTTCATCTCGGTGCGGGGGCCGCAACTGCTCTCGAAGTGGGTCGGCGAGTCGGAGAAGGCCATCCGCCAGACCTTCCGGAAGGCCAAGCAGGTCGCTCCGACGGTGATCTTCTTCGACGAGCTGGACTCGCTCGCCCCGGGACGGGGCGGCGACGTGGGCAGTAACGTCTCCGAGCGCGTCGTCAACCAGCTCCTGACGGAGCTCGACGGGCTGGAGGACATGGAGGACGTGATGGTCATCGGCGCGACCAACCGCCCGGACATGATCGACCCGGCGCTCATCCGCTCCGGTCGGTTCGACCGCCTGGTCATGATCGGCGAGCCCGACACCGAGGGCCGCGAGCAGATCCTCCGCATCCACACCGAGGACCAGCCCCTCGCCGCGGACGTGAGCCTGCGCGAACTCGCGGAGATCACCGACGGCTACGTCGGCTCCGACCTCGAGTCGATCGGCCGCGAGGCCGCCATCGAGGCGCTGCGCGAGGACGACGACGCCGAGGTCGTCGAGATGAGCCACTTCCACCAGGCGCTGGACAACGTCCGGCCGACCATCACCGACGACATCCGCGACTACTACGAGCAGATGGAAGACGAGTTCCAGAGCGGCGGCCAGAGCCGGCAGGGCCCCCGCTCGGGCGGCCGCATCGGGTTCCAGTAG